In Silene latifolia isolate original U9 population chromosome X, ASM4854445v1, whole genome shotgun sequence, the following proteins share a genomic window:
- the LOC141617930 gene encoding uncharacterized protein LOC141617930, with protein MNKGMNVRDKLHRIGYCHEKACCICEDADETLEHLFFSCDYSRQLFQCLESWCGFKIDVNMTVIGRMGVKSQTHAMLWSACCYYIWQQRNNARMNGVLVRPASLAQNMIKEAKNRIKFMVGRNLHRGEREWLNKWGCMTSIVGQQAR; from the coding sequence ATGAATAAGGGTATGAATGTCAGAGACAAGCTGCATAGAATTGGATACTGTCATGAGAAAGCATGTTGCATATGTGAAGATGCAGATGAAACTTTGGAGCATCTTTTCTTTAGCTGTGATTACAGTAGGCAGCTGTTTCAATGTCTAGAAAGCTGGTGTGGGTTTAAAATAGATGTAAACATGACTGTGATAGGGAGAATGGGAGTGAAATCTCAGACTCATGCTATGCTTTGGTCTGCTTGTTGCTATTATATCTGGCAGCAAAGGAATAATGCACGAATGAATGGTGTTCTGGTAAGGCCAGCTAGCCTTGCTCAGAATATGATAAAGGAAGCTAAGAATAGGATTAAGTTCATGGTTGGCAGGAACTTACATAGAGGAGAACGAGAATGGCTTAACAAATGGGGTTGCATGACCTCCATTGTTGGTCAGCAGGCTAGATAG